One genomic window of Luteitalea pratensis includes the following:
- the argR gene encoding arginine repressor, with protein MKRTRHGVILDVIQRESISSQEMLRQRLHAEGLDVTQATLSRDLKELGVVKRAGDGAYQRPRPGGPSPDALGSLRRTTAEFLTRAERSEQLVVLRTDSGQAALLAIAIDRADLGEVLGTVAGDDTILVICRDAAAAQALVGRLDTWRSGALLRMPVLVG; from the coding sequence ATGAAAAGGACCAGACACGGCGTCATCCTTGACGTCATCCAACGTGAGAGCATCTCCAGCCAGGAGATGTTGAGGCAGCGCCTGCACGCCGAGGGCCTCGACGTGACGCAGGCAACGCTGTCGCGCGATCTCAAGGAACTCGGCGTGGTCAAGCGCGCCGGCGACGGCGCTTACCAGCGGCCACGGCCGGGTGGCCCGTCGCCCGATGCGCTTGGCAGCCTCCGGCGGACCACCGCGGAGTTCCTGACCCGCGCCGAACGATCGGAACAGCTGGTCGTGTTGCGGACCGATTCCGGGCAGGCGGCGCTGCTCGCGATCGCCATCGACAGGGCCGACCTCGGCGAGGTGCTTGGCACGGTGGCGGGTGACGACACGATTCTGGTCATCTGCCGCGATGCCGCCGCGGCGCAGGCGCTGGTCGGGCGGCTGGACACGTGGCGATCGGGCGCACTCCTGCGCATGCCGGTCCTCGTGGGGTAA
- a CDS encoding argininosuccinate synthase domain-containing protein translates to MSQQRVVLAHAGDAATLCAIPWLARDAEVVTVTVDVGQGESLLAVRERALEAGAVRAHVLDARESLAEDVVLRALRAGAVGFDGDPHAAVLALPSVAAQVAMVANMEQADALAHGGTGQAAARMARLLAATSRIALRPSVETMPVDARDEAMSALQVAAEALPAVRATLWGRSLVVDGPIDARVDEARFTQTRAVTRGPDAPAMIGIGFEAGTPRRVNGVVMPLVELLSSLDTIAGAHGVGRIDVLVPEGAAVRREVAEAPAATVLQIAMRELEALTLPWSLRTLRRRLAESYVDVLRTGDWHGLTRASIDALADRALANASATIHLRLFKGGVQVMGREKH, encoded by the coding sequence ATGTCACAACAACGGGTGGTGCTCGCCCATGCGGGTGATGCGGCCACGCTCTGCGCCATACCCTGGCTCGCCCGCGACGCCGAGGTGGTCACGGTGACCGTGGACGTCGGACAGGGCGAGAGCCTTCTGGCCGTCCGCGAACGTGCGCTGGAGGCCGGCGCCGTCCGTGCACACGTGCTCGATGCGCGCGAGTCCCTTGCCGAGGACGTCGTCTTGCGCGCCCTGCGGGCTGGTGCTGTCGGCTTCGACGGCGATCCGCACGCGGCCGTGCTCGCGCTGCCATCGGTCGCGGCACAGGTCGCGATGGTCGCGAACATGGAACAGGCCGATGCGCTGGCACATGGCGGCACCGGACAGGCGGCCGCCCGGATGGCGCGCCTGCTCGCGGCCACCTCGCGCATTGCGCTTCGCCCGAGCGTCGAGACGATGCCGGTCGACGCCCGCGACGAGGCCATGTCGGCGTTGCAGGTCGCCGCGGAGGCGCTGCCCGCCGTGCGTGCGACGTTGTGGGGACGGTCCCTCGTCGTCGACGGCCCGATCGATGCGCGGGTGGACGAGGCGCGGTTCACGCAGACACGAGCCGTCACGCGCGGGCCTGACGCCCCGGCGATGATCGGTATCGGCTTCGAGGCGGGGACCCCACGCCGCGTCAATGGCGTCGTGATGCCGCTCGTGGAGTTGTTGAGCAGCCTGGACACGATCGCCGGCGCGCACGGCGTGGGGCGTATCGACGTGCTCGTGCCCGAGGGTGCCGCCGTCCGTCGCGAAGTCGCGGAGGCCCCGGCGGCCACGGTGCTGCAGATCGCCATGCGCGAACTCGAGGCGCTGACGTTACCGTGGTCGCTGCGCACGCTTCGTCGTCGGCTCGCGGAAAGCTATGTCGACGTGCTGCGCACCGGCGACTGGCACGGCTTGACCCGTGCGTCCATCGATGCGCTTGCCGATCGCGCGCTCGCGAATGCGTCCGCGACCATTCACCTCCGCCTGTTCAAGGGCGGGGTACAGGTCATGGGGCGAGAGAAGCACTGA
- the argH gene encoding argininosuccinate lyase: MSNLWSGRFASAPDHDVFAFGASFAFDRRLFEDDVEGSRAWSEALLRAGVLSSDEQQALDRALTELREAAAADPMFVSGSDEDVHSFVERQLVERVGATGKRLHTGRSRNEQVALDLRLYLRRRIRVVQDQLRALVAALCARAAEAGDAPLPAYTHLRRAQPVLEAHYWLAHASAFRRACERFDVVYAEADALPLGSGAIAGNSFPIDVEFLRARLGFARIVANSMDTVADRDFVSSFLHACALVMIHISRLAEDVIIYGSEEFGFFELDDSVTTGSSLMPQKKNPDPMELVRGKTGRVIGRHTGWLVTMKGLPSGYNKDLQEDKEAVFDTEDTVAGSLMSCEAVVRTLRVRRDTTQRAAGGFMLATDVADYLVRKGLPFRDAHELVGGMVRTLLEEQRAIESLTPDQWRRFSPLFDDDVVEAITPLASIRARQTPQSTAPGAVAGRLTEMQAWIGPQ; encoded by the coding sequence ATGTCGAACTTGTGGTCTGGCCGATTCGCGAGTGCCCCCGATCACGACGTGTTCGCCTTCGGCGCGTCGTTTGCCTTCGACCGTCGCCTCTTCGAGGACGACGTCGAGGGCAGTCGCGCGTGGTCCGAAGCGTTGCTGCGTGCGGGCGTGCTGTCGTCGGACGAACAGCAGGCGCTCGATCGCGCCCTGACGGAACTGCGTGAAGCCGCGGCAGCCGATCCGATGTTCGTATCGGGCAGCGATGAGGACGTGCACTCCTTCGTGGAGCGCCAGCTCGTGGAGCGTGTCGGGGCGACCGGCAAGCGTCTGCACACGGGTCGCTCGCGCAACGAGCAGGTGGCGCTCGACCTGCGCCTCTACCTGCGTCGCCGCATCCGCGTCGTCCAGGATCAGCTGCGTGCGCTCGTCGCGGCCCTCTGCGCTCGGGCCGCCGAGGCCGGCGACGCGCCGCTGCCGGCCTACACCCATCTGCGCCGTGCCCAACCTGTCCTCGAGGCGCACTATTGGCTGGCGCACGCCTCCGCATTCCGGCGTGCCTGCGAGCGATTCGATGTGGTGTATGCCGAAGCCGACGCGCTGCCGCTGGGCTCGGGCGCGATTGCCGGCAACTCGTTCCCCATCGACGTCGAGTTCCTGCGCGCCCGGCTCGGCTTTGCGCGCATCGTCGCTAACAGCATGGACACGGTGGCCGACCGCGACTTCGTGTCGAGCTTCCTGCACGCATGCGCGCTCGTGATGATCCACATCAGCCGCCTGGCCGAGGACGTCATCATCTATGGCTCGGAGGAGTTCGGCTTCTTCGAACTCGACGACTCGGTCACGACCGGCAGCAGCCTGATGCCGCAGAAGAAGAACCCGGACCCGATGGAACTCGTACGAGGGAAGACAGGGCGGGTCATCGGGCGTCACACCGGCTGGCTGGTGACGATGAAGGGCCTGCCGAGCGGCTACAACAAGGATCTGCAGGAAGACAAGGAGGCCGTGTTCGACACCGAGGACACGGTGGCGGGCAGCCTCATGTCGTGCGAGGCGGTGGTACGGACACTTCGCGTGCGACGCGACACCACGCAACGTGCGGCGGGCGGATTCATGCTCGCCACCGATGTGGCCGACTACCTCGTGCGCAAGGGCCTGCCGTTCCGCGATGCCCACGAACTTGTCGGCGGTATGGTGCGGACCTTGCTTGAGGAACAGCGGGCGATCGAGTCACTGACCCCTGACCAATGGCGGCGCTTCTCGCCGCTCTTCGACGATGATGTAGTGGAGGCCATCACGCCCCTGGCCTCCATTCGGGCGCGGCAGACACCGCAGAGCACCGCACCAGGTGCGGTGGCGGGACGTCTGACCGAAATGCAGGCGTGGATCGGACCGCAGTGA
- a CDS encoding enoyl-ACP reductase FabI yields MSDLSGRTGLIVGVANKRSLAWAIAQRADDAGARLVLTYQNDRLKENVDELVTQLKTPAVLLPCDVSRDDDIAHLFESLDAQVDGLDFVVHGAAFAPRESLSAPFLQTSREAFRIALDISAYSLVAVARGAEPLLARKGGGSIVTLSYLGSDRVFPNYNVMGVAKAALESSVRYLAADLGAQNIRVNTISAGPVKTLAASGISGFSGILQVYRDRAALKRNIDSGDVAGAAMFLLSDWGRGVTGEVIYVDAGYRPMGM; encoded by the coding sequence ATGTCGGATCTTTCGGGACGCACCGGCCTCATCGTCGGTGTCGCGAACAAGCGGTCGCTCGCCTGGGCCATTGCGCAGCGGGCCGATGACGCCGGCGCGCGACTCGTGCTCACGTACCAGAACGACAGGTTGAAGGAGAACGTCGACGAGCTGGTGACCCAGCTGAAGACGCCTGCCGTCCTGCTGCCGTGTGACGTCAGTCGTGACGACGACATCGCGCACCTCTTCGAGTCGCTCGACGCGCAGGTCGACGGCCTCGACTTCGTGGTCCACGGCGCGGCGTTCGCGCCGCGCGAGTCGCTCTCGGCGCCGTTCCTGCAAACGTCGCGCGAAGCGTTCCGCATCGCGCTCGACATCAGCGCGTACTCGCTGGTCGCGGTCGCACGCGGCGCGGAACCACTGCTTGCCAGGAAGGGTGGCGGCAGCATCGTGACGCTGTCGTATCTCGGCTCGGACCGCGTGTTTCCCAACTACAACGTGATGGGCGTGGCCAAGGCGGCGCTGGAGTCGTCGGTGCGCTACCTGGCAGCCGATCTCGGGGCGCAGAACATCCGCGTCAACACGATTTCGGCCGGCCCGGTGAAGACACTGGCCGCCTCCGGCATCTCGGGTTTCTCCGGCATCCTGCAGGTCTATCGGGATCGCGCGGCGCTCAAGCGCAACATCGACAGCGGCGACGTTGCCGGCGCGGCGATGTTCCTGCTCTCGGACTGGGGCCGCGGCGTCACCGGCGAGGTGATCTACGTCGACGCCGGTTACAGGCCGATGGGAATGTAG
- a CDS encoding ferredoxin--NADP reductase, with amino-acid sequence MPDALTLTVRELAAPTPTTRRLLLALGDVPFSYQAGQGGALGLHGQRERRPYSIASAPADSSADGTIEFLLRALPGGGLGRHLDGVREGTRVDFEGPFGAFVLPDDLPDAPLLFVAGGTGFAPLRSLAREARARGHRAPRHLLYSVKDVMDVAYAEELARWGEDHRGEAVITATRHAPPTWQGSRGRIGLTLLRRFTSDAPLCFVCGPAGMVEDLTHTLSQLGVPAGHVRMEQWAPTM; translated from the coding sequence GTGCCAGACGCCCTCACCCTCACCGTTCGCGAGCTGGCCGCACCCACGCCAACCACGCGCCGGCTCCTGCTGGCCCTCGGCGATGTGCCGTTCTCCTACCAGGCGGGCCAGGGCGGCGCACTCGGCCTGCATGGCCAGCGCGAGCGCCGCCCGTATTCGATCGCGTCAGCGCCTGCTGACTCGTCAGCCGACGGCACCATCGAGTTCCTGTTGCGCGCCCTCCCCGGGGGTGGCCTCGGCCGTCATCTCGATGGCGTGCGCGAGGGCACGCGCGTGGACTTCGAGGGACCGTTCGGGGCATTCGTCCTGCCGGACGACCTGCCGGACGCGCCGCTGCTGTTCGTGGCCGGCGGCACCGGATTCGCGCCGCTCCGATCGCTGGCGCGCGAGGCTCGCGCCCGTGGCCACCGCGCGCCCAGGCACCTGCTCTACTCGGTGAAAGATGTCATGGACGTGGCGTACGCGGAGGAACTGGCGCGATGGGGAGAGGATCACCGCGGCGAGGCAGTGATCACGGCGACGCGCCATGCGCCACCGACGTGGCAGGGATCGCGGGGGCGGATCGGCCTCACGCTGCTGCGCCGCTTCACGTCGGACGCGCCGCTGTGCTTCGTGTGTGGTCCGGCCGGGATGGTGGAGGACCTGACGCACACCTTGTCGCAACTCGGCGTGCCCGCCGGCCACGTGCGGATGGAGCAGTGGGCGCCCACGATGTAG
- a CDS encoding DUF5615 family PIN-like protein, which produces MGTLFSELGPLRAAQALGPLVYADANLPAPLVGFMRERLRWDVLHVIDEPAWRRATDLAHFRRARDLHRTLVTLDHDFLEDRRFPLVDSPGVIVLNGPDDRALRKLLAEVDTYLRRSSAVAPLAGRKLCLHPGWTSA; this is translated from the coding sequence ATGGGCACCCTGTTCTCCGAACTCGGACCGCTTCGGGCTGCGCAGGCGCTGGGGCCCCTGGTGTATGCCGACGCCAACCTGCCGGCGCCGCTGGTCGGCTTCATGCGCGAGCGTCTCCGCTGGGACGTGCTGCACGTGATCGACGAACCCGCCTGGCGACGCGCAACCGACCTCGCACACTTCCGGCGTGCCCGCGACCTGCATCGGACGCTCGTGACCCTCGATCACGACTTTCTCGAGGACCGGAGGTTCCCGCTCGTCGACAGCCCCGGCGTCATCGTCCTGAACGGACCCGACGACCGCGCCCTACGGAAACTGCTGGCCGAGGTCGATACCTACCTGCGCAGGTCGTCTGCCGTCGCACCGCTCGCCGGTCGCAAGCTATGCCTGCACCCGGGCTGGACGTCGGCATGA
- the nagA gene encoding N-acetylglucosamine-6-phosphate deacetylase: MLIFDGASLVLPDRVLSPGRLVIDGDHIVEIGPGTEDGPMAGLWILPGFIDVHVHGVLGHDVQGSPGGVAAIAAQMPRFGCTSFTPTTFACPPATLAMVAKSVEAAMEARPADAARVLPAHLESNFMAPDYRGAQPLTALCLPPGAPADLAAPGTATGFTAQDIVGVITAHRDAIGTLTLAPELPEALALIRDLVSRGHAVSLGHSGATLEEARAGIEAGARRATHLFNRMPPLTHRAPGLIGAVLDDDRVTVELVCDGYHVHPVVMRAAIRAKRPERVMAITDGLAGAGLAEGARFEVDGRAVTVRAQACFLDDGTLAGSRLTMDRVFANLVEMVGVTPLDAAMMTANVQARTLGLSDRGRIAEGLLADLVVLDANWCVRQTLIGGAVVYANDAG; encoded by the coding sequence ATGTTGATCTTCGACGGCGCCTCCCTCGTCCTGCCTGATCGCGTCCTTTCGCCGGGTCGCCTCGTCATCGACGGCGATCACATTGTCGAAATCGGACCTGGCACCGAGGACGGACCCATGGCGGGACTGTGGATCCTGCCCGGCTTCATCGACGTGCACGTGCACGGCGTGCTCGGTCATGACGTGCAGGGCAGCCCGGGGGGCGTGGCGGCGATCGCGGCGCAGATGCCGCGCTTCGGCTGCACGTCCTTCACGCCCACGACCTTCGCCTGCCCGCCGGCGACCCTGGCGATGGTGGCCAAATCGGTCGAAGCAGCCATGGAGGCGCGACCGGCGGACGCGGCTCGCGTGCTGCCGGCGCATCTCGAGAGCAACTTCATGGCGCCGGACTATCGCGGTGCCCAACCCCTCACTGCGCTCTGTCTGCCTCCAGGCGCACCCGCGGACCTGGCGGCACCAGGCACGGCCACCGGCTTCACCGCGCAAGACATCGTCGGCGTGATCACGGCACATCGCGACGCCATCGGCACGCTGACGCTGGCGCCGGAACTGCCCGAAGCGCTGGCCCTGATTCGCGACCTGGTGTCGCGCGGTCATGCCGTGTCCCTGGGACATTCCGGGGCGACGCTCGAGGAAGCGCGCGCCGGAATCGAGGCGGGTGCGCGTCGCGCGACGCACCTGTTCAACCGCATGCCGCCGCTCACGCACCGCGCACCAGGGCTGATCGGAGCCGTCCTGGACGACGACCGGGTCACGGTCGAACTGGTCTGCGACGGCTATCACGTCCATCCCGTCGTGATGCGGGCCGCCATCCGTGCCAAGCGGCCGGAACGGGTGATGGCCATCACCGATGGGCTGGCCGGTGCCGGCCTGGCCGAGGGCGCGAGATTCGAGGTGGACGGGCGTGCGGTGACCGTCCGGGCCCAGGCCTGCTTCCTGGACGACGGGACCCTGGCGGGTAGCCGGCTGACAATGGATCGGGTGTTTGCCAACCTGGTCGAGATGGTGGGTGTCACCCCGCTCGACGCCGCGATGATGACCGCGAACGTGCAAGCGCGGACGCTCGGTCTCTCCGACCGTGGGCGCATTGCCGAGGGTCTGCTGGCGGACCTCGTGGTGCTCGACGCGAACTGGTGCGTGCGCCAGACGCTCATCGGCGGGGCGGTGGTGTACGCCAACGACGCCGGCTGA
- a CDS encoding DUF4097 family beta strand repeat-containing protein → MRLQRALPIVCCAGLPLLAGCVVHVDSGGFSSRNEMHFKVTGRPVVDLTTFDGAIEVRSWDKPEVLVRVEARASSKPLLDSIDVAGSSKDSHVVVTASVKETSGWEVSSGGMSRSVRLVATVPVDSEVRLRSGDGSVRVERVHGVIDARTEDGRIVMREVGGDIVADSGDGSVQMEDVDGHCTVSTRDGSVLVSGRLRGGLKASSGDGSVTVRAAAGSSITGDWNIETGDGGVMLALPDELDAKLDAHTSDGRIALHGFTDMPIERQGEGRRLQAVLGSGVGNLRIRTGDGTITLKRSYIPVPPAPPAPPTAPAAPSAPEAPGH, encoded by the coding sequence ATGCGACTTCAACGAGCCCTGCCCATCGTCTGCTGCGCCGGCCTCCCGCTGCTGGCCGGTTGCGTCGTCCATGTCGACTCGGGCGGGTTCTCGTCACGCAACGAGATGCATTTCAAGGTGACAGGCCGGCCGGTCGTCGACCTCACCACCTTCGACGGCGCCATCGAGGTGCGTTCCTGGGACAAACCGGAGGTTCTCGTCCGGGTCGAGGCTCGCGCTTCGTCCAAGCCGCTCCTGGACAGCATTGACGTCGCCGGCAGCAGCAAGGATTCGCACGTGGTGGTCACGGCTTCGGTCAAGGAGACGTCGGGCTGGGAGGTGTCGTCGGGCGGCATGAGCCGGTCGGTGCGGCTGGTGGCCACGGTGCCGGTCGACAGCGAAGTCCGGCTGCGCAGTGGCGACGGCTCGGTGCGCGTGGAGCGCGTGCACGGCGTGATCGATGCGCGGACCGAGGACGGCCGGATCGTCATGCGCGAGGTCGGCGGCGACATCGTGGCCGACAGCGGCGACGGCAGCGTGCAGATGGAAGACGTGGACGGCCACTGCACGGTGAGCACGCGCGATGGCAGTGTGCTCGTCAGTGGCCGGCTCCGTGGTGGCCTGAAGGCGAGCAGCGGCGACGGATCCGTGACGGTGCGCGCGGCCGCCGGCAGCTCCATCACCGGCGACTGGAACATCGAGACCGGAGATGGCGGCGTGATGCTGGCGCTCCCCGATGAACTCGATGCGAAGCTGGACGCCCACACCAGTGATGGCCGCATTGCCCTCCACGGGTTCACGGACATGCCAATCGAGCGGCAAGGCGAGGGACGCCGCCTGCAGGCCGTCCTCGGCAGCGGCGTCGGCAACCTCCGGATCAGAACTGGCGACGGCACGATCACCTTGAAGCGCAGTTACATCCCAGTCCCCCCGGCACCGCCCGCACCCCCCACCGCCCCGGCAGCGCCGTCGGCTCCAGAGGCGCCGGGTCATTAA
- a CDS encoding 7-cyano-7-deazaguanine synthase translates to MLCSGGLDSVVLAADLATTAPVQPIYVASGLAWEAQERAMLERALACLPDRTRVAPLHVLDASVRDVYAPTHWSLAGTPPSWDTPDEDVYLVGRNIVLLGKAAVYCALRKIGRIALGPLAGNPFPDATAEFYESMARALSLGLAHPIAIETPYRTLHKSDVIRRGHAIGAPMALTLSCMNPLERIHCGACSKCRERHDAFMEALGQDQTIYAADRGTSTIKG, encoded by the coding sequence GTGCTCTGCTCCGGCGGCCTCGACAGCGTCGTGCTGGCTGCCGATCTGGCGACGACCGCGCCGGTGCAGCCGATCTACGTCGCGTCCGGTCTGGCGTGGGAGGCGCAGGAGCGCGCCATGCTCGAGCGCGCGCTGGCCTGCCTGCCCGACCGCACGCGGGTGGCGCCACTGCACGTCCTCGACGCGTCGGTGCGCGACGTGTACGCGCCGACGCACTGGTCGCTGGCCGGCACGCCACCGTCATGGGACACACCGGACGAGGACGTCTACCTCGTGGGCCGCAACATCGTGTTGCTTGGAAAGGCGGCGGTGTATTGCGCGCTGCGGAAGATCGGGCGCATCGCCCTCGGCCCCCTCGCCGGCAATCCGTTCCCGGATGCGACCGCGGAGTTCTACGAGTCGATGGCACGCGCGCTGTCACTGGGCCTGGCGCACCCGATTGCGATCGAGACCCCGTACCGCACCTTGCACAAGTCCGACGTGATCCGTCGCGGCCACGCCATCGGCGCGCCGATGGCGCTCACCCTGTCCTGCATGAATCCCCTGGAGCGCATCCATTGCGGGGCCTGCAGCAAGTGCCGGGAACGCCATGACGCGTTCATGGAGGCACTTGGGCAGGATCAGACGATCTACGCCGCGGACAGGGGAACTTCGACGATCAAGGGATAA
- a CDS encoding HAD family hydrolase produces the protein MIYRHFVFDLDGTLIDSRQDLADAANAMLATYGASPLLVADVVAMVGEGARMLVARALARAHVAADPDEALPRFLDAYNEHLTSTTTLYPGVAATLACLHQGARVSVLTNKPQRPTDAILSALGITSVVDAAIGGDTSHGRKPEPAALHALIDQSGVPAAETLMVGDSWVDVATATAAGIDACLAAYGFGYPAVDAAHRHQARWTIATVDELTRLGS, from the coding sequence GTGATCTACCGACACTTCGTCTTTGACCTCGACGGCACCCTGATCGATTCGCGCCAGGATCTTGCCGACGCGGCCAATGCCATGCTCGCGACCTACGGGGCGTCCCCATTATTGGTCGCCGACGTGGTGGCGATGGTAGGCGAGGGCGCCAGGATGCTCGTGGCGCGCGCGCTCGCACGGGCACACGTTGCGGCGGATCCCGACGAGGCGCTGCCCCGCTTCCTCGACGCTTACAACGAACATCTCACAAGCACGACGACGCTGTATCCCGGCGTCGCCGCCACGCTCGCATGCCTGCATCAGGGCGCGCGCGTGTCCGTGCTCACCAACAAGCCCCAGCGGCCGACCGACGCCATCCTGTCGGCGCTCGGCATCACCTCGGTGGTGGACGCCGCAATCGGGGGAGACACCAGTCACGGTCGCAAACCCGAGCCCGCCGCATTGCATGCGCTCATCGACCAGTCCGGCGTGCCCGCCGCCGAGACGCTGATGGTCGGCGACTCCTGGGTCGACGTTGCTACCGCCACCGCCGCCGGCATCGACGCGTGCCTTGCCGCCTACGGATTCGGTTACCCCGCCGTGGACGCAGCCCACCGCCACCAGGCCCGCTGGACGATCGCCACCGTCGACGAACTCACGCGACTCGGATCCTGA
- a CDS encoding metal-dependent transcriptional regulator, with amino-acid sequence MLPSSTVENYLKAIYSAQRALGANALVPMGQLAAALEVVPGTATTMVKALAESGLVRYEPYAGVRLTAAGDKLAALVLRRHRLIELFLVQVMGMSWAEVHDEAEHLEHAVSERLIGRMDEMLGFPSVDPHGDPIPNADGGVAERSYHSLLECPVGRPVRVARVADQDADFLRFIEHSALMPGQAIMVVTRDTAADSVAVQGADARQIVLGARAASKVLVEKEE; translated from the coding sequence ATGTTGCCATCGAGTACGGTCGAGAACTACCTGAAGGCCATCTACTCGGCCCAGCGCGCGCTGGGCGCGAATGCGCTCGTGCCGATGGGCCAGCTGGCCGCGGCACTCGAGGTCGTGCCTGGCACCGCTACCACCATGGTGAAGGCACTGGCCGAGTCGGGGCTCGTCCGCTACGAGCCGTACGCCGGTGTGCGGCTGACCGCGGCAGGCGACAAGCTTGCGGCACTGGTGCTGCGACGTCACCGCCTGATCGAGCTCTTCCTCGTGCAGGTGATGGGCATGAGTTGGGCCGAGGTGCACGACGAAGCGGAACATCTCGAGCACGCCGTCTCCGAGCGTCTCATCGGCCGCATGGACGAGATGCTGGGGTTCCCTTCGGTGGACCCGCACGGCGACCCGATCCCGAATGCCGACGGCGGCGTCGCCGAACGCAGTTACCACTCGCTGCTCGAGTGCCCCGTCGGGCGCCCCGTCCGCGTCGCGCGCGTCGCCGATCAGGACGCCGACTTCCTCCGGTTCATCGAGCACAGCGCGCTGATGCCTGGCCAGGCGATCATGGTGGTCACGCGCGATACGGCCGCCGACAGCGTCGCGGTGCAGGGTGCTGACGCGAGACAAATCGTCCTCGGCGCGCGGGCGGCGTCGAAGGTGCTCGTCGAGAAGGAGGAGTGA